The proteins below come from a single Falco rusticolus isolate bFalRus1 chromosome 8, bFalRus1.pri, whole genome shotgun sequence genomic window:
- the LOC119152468 gene encoding uncharacterized protein LOC119152468: protein MSLHRTAPATCNHHPGCVCSAGDEGRRHATGTQQEIQHGGCKGRAAQAAVLTCSSTRACVGPLALLPSTAFLLENSWPQSSSLSKPGPPRERCRRRDTARSRACAQVCVRVCKAGERAQRHHSLAQEKEFLPRAAYHLGNLRFPAERSMSYPELSCKQPGTLAGCWLPRGSMNAQAPPSPGPCGQGQQGCPWARCQGAAQGSAQPERDCSGRSSFPLQAAAALHEQPLSDSPVPCAQPWCCVLGAHDLPSSQCTDCLCYSKAPGRGFTCPTARASRGGGRGSALKHPPSLTECKYRHTEQEICGPSSICAPWLNSANRASREKHSDLFLGFFWLFF, encoded by the coding sequence ATGTCCCTGCACCGGACTGCTCCAGCCACCTGCAACCACCATCCCGGCTGTGTTTGCTCAGCTGGGGACGAAGGGCGCAGGCATGCAACCGGCACCCAGCAAGAGATCCAGCACGGCGGCTGCAAGGGCAGAGCAGCGCAAGCAGCTGTACTGACCTGCTCCTCCACACGTGCCTGTGTGGGGCCccttgctctgctccccagcaccgcTTTCCTCCTGGAGAACTCTTGGCCACAAAGCTCCAGCCTCTCCAAGCCAGGTCCCCCAAGGGAACGCTGCCGGCGCCGGGACACGGCGCGCTCCCGTGCGTGTGCACAGGTCTGCGTACGTGTTTGCAAGGCGGGCGAGCGTGCCCAGCGCCACCACTCCCTCGCACAAGAAAAGGAATTTCTTCCAAGAGCAGCTTATCATCTTGGGAACCTCCGCTTCCCAGCAGAGAGGTCAATGAGTTACCCAGAGTTAAGCTGTAAACAGCCCGGCAcgctggcaggctgctggctcCCAAGGGGAAGCATGAATGCCCAGGCACCACCTTCGCCTGGGCCCTGCGGTCAAGGGCAGCAAGGCTGCCCATGGGCACGGTGTCAGGGAGCAGCTCAGGGCTCTGCTCAACCTGAGCGTGACTGCAGCGGCCGCAGCTCCTTCCCGttgcaagcagctgctgctttgcatgaGCAGCCTCTCTCGGACTCACCTGTCCCCTGCGctcagccctggtgctgtgtCCTTGGGGCTCACGACCTTCCGTCCTCACAGTGCACCGACTGCCTCTGCTACAGCAAAGCCCCAGGGAGAGGCTTTACCTGCCCCACCGCACGGGCATCCCGGGGAGGTGGCAGAGGCTCAGCTCTGAAACACCCTCCTTCTCTGACAGAATGCaaatacagacacacagaaCAAGAGATCTGTGGACCCAGCAGTATTTGTGCACCCTGGCTAAACTCTGCAAACAGggcaagcagagaaaaacacagtgatctttttttggggtttttttggttgtttttttaa